The following are encoded together in the Fundulus heteroclitus isolate FHET01 chromosome 19, MU-UCD_Fhet_4.1, whole genome shotgun sequence genome:
- the rlf gene encoding zinc finger protein Rlf-like isoform X1, with amino-acid sequence MAENNVGAEHDWSDWALDAAEDTVVAMETLLATLRAFEDVLRQQEISTASSTEYCDNFCQLVCTQGRKRLTVREALMHYAGSRNSIEHGLPLLEVYCLSINCFAAARSHLSAESESVGLVLKRLALSCFELLLSVPENEIPYEAWLQFHHSVQLAHDTLIQYGSTDLQALLQITGEGGAWSNPILSALLTGQSTSPDDVNAYISLEGEGFMEMRVKHLEKMGEVAKAGVLAKACAECSLISNQGMFRQIYVSQLCHLLPNEEAIMEISRLDCKDVLDVTRSLETDGEENTAFILCTTFLTQQLQQQSLYCSWELISLWSKLQKRLDPSLMSLLERCLQLGAIAKTVQHLLYLVRVIQAEAEEVGVNASVELCVKALQLPKQDDSETRTSICKMVSSLLPRDLEVLRACQLTEFLLSTSQEAFTCLKELYLRPDQKRDQEGEVISNSLRCELLLALKAYWPFDPEFWDWKTLKYHCVSLLGLRPESEEDDEEEEDDEEEDEEEVEDKQEKAKLHEPQGGPIKVEPEPHGRLNGGFAVDKNQINNHGGVNGKTRRPKLRCQICKRSVSEAQVVHHSKKHAEKNNHPCPVCLEDFRSRKDLVAHMKKHLHRPPPSRSGEQTADTQKQPDDGDDNDDVEPGEITLDPSLMLYYKSTHDPDVLHHLVEQAQSAKEAQEDDDEEHVTFDYIDKHFKLQNREVYPCPGTRCARVFKHSKYLYVHLKSEHKGDDNVKHFHQMRDKREKCVFCRRHFVSAYHHRKHRKVHYGDRPYMCVVTGCGARFGTSNELVMHKHTHGFQLNYRCELKGCGVTYSDLGQIYHHEAQHFRDAAFTCSAADCKKFFLSKKDFLRHLSTHSITFQENDFEAQRRAKRKLFKAVREAAATAARPAKPADAREAVNGDLLHAQAAVSSAGPQEPEHQEPEATVTLVAVCFDGSKFTCGFEKCGMTFSRARDVQRHLKCAHPEHLKLENREQKQEKEEKEEKNPPAEIKAEVEAESEEQEPPSPASPAEPPPPQAAVDETGSEGPNTKSDALMEILIGLSKLSLSASSSSLSSQNKSPTQPKPNLKGPQTSLHQAIIAKPPVVLLKKRPPAPDGKVKAEPEERSVSAAAEEEEDGVETLAKAKPFICEIKRCGFRTARGYSLLRHYLSVHSLSTEEAKQMISSFKPYKCHLCDKTMREKKVLKTHYLQVHNMSEEFFDKLSFEGSKGAPATPPTFQRAANPPERLQRRDAPKLQPQLQARRQNGETGSGHSSVEGGADGAEGKEKDGEDQTAQVRTRRVVAKSNLCYILDKFSKPFHCVAKNCTAAFSTQGGLVRHLQLVHRYKRSQLLLEKDADAHRSPEARREPARRRPALNPDDPQPQFKCHFANCAASYHLKSSLARHTRDFHSRPPPLIRCKFDGCSQVFSHNEALKKHTLYSHFECYDSLVLRLQSTHKKSVTGCQKKVIVAPSAPEKGATSAPPPPAADAPESGGAASAGKKDDGGGGSPDAKRPSGKRRNAFGDLVLRSHEEALQMCQDRCMRVSYPCMVQDCDSVVTYLHSLNRHYLGVHRVRREDLTNHKDSLVFSAEQLEELIQEKSARPSRGAAEGPPAGDEKTAELRAEAGRAEEPSSSPSPPAGEAEARETESCEPPPLAEEEKEERPPASEERIDEELTKELTEQPTKEPPAAAEPQTTTKLEERSILDKFKPLLRPVTVDLSPPCSLRFTSDGAKIPNSPPPPPPPPAPVRQPLKRKNEQPEQPLNVKESRPRSPSPNPFDIAAYKPMGFESSFLQFIQETAETETDEPPKASKHGGSVKENSQLGASPSPAVKRHAAAADFSSVQNLKSILDKALAGCGDLAVKQLQYLRPVVVLGRPVSGAATADLFPSKTNSKLLLGS; translated from the exons ATGGCGGAGAATAATGTCGGAGCGGAGCACGACTGGAGCGACTGGGCCCTGGACGCGGCCGAAGACACCGTCGTGGCGATGGAAACCCTGCTGGCCACGCTGAGGGCTTTCGAAGACGTTCTCAGACAGCAGGAAATATCCACGGCGTCGTCCACGGAGTACTGCGACAACTTCTGTCAG TTGGTCTGCACGCAGGGAAGGAAGCGCCTCACGGTCAGAGAA GCGCTGATGCACTATGCCGGGAGCAGGAACTCCATCGAGCATGGTCTGCCGCTTCTGGAGGTGTACTGCCTGTCCATAAACTGCTTCGCCGCTGCCAGGTCCCATCTGAGCGCAGAGTCCGAGAGCGTGGGGCTGGTTCTGAAGAGACTGGCTTT GAGCTGTTTTGAACTGTTGCTGTCGGTACCTGAGAATGAAATCCCGTACGAAGCCTGGCTTCAGTTCCACCACTCTGTCCAG CTCGCTCACGACACGCTGATCCAGTATGGAAGCACGGACCTCCAGGCTCTACTGCAGATCACCGGGGAGGGCGGCGCTTGGAGCAACCCGATCCTCAGCGCCCTCCTCACCGGCCAGTCCACCAGCCCAGACGACG TGAACGCCTACATAAGCCTGGAAGGCGAGGGCTTCATGGAGATGCGGGTGAAACACCTGGAGAAGATGGGCGAGGTAGCCAAGGCGGGAGTGTTGGCCAAAGCGTGCGCCGAGTGCAGCCTTATCTCCAACCAGGGGATGTTTCGCCAGATATACGTCTCCCAGCTCTGTCACCTGCTGCCCAACGAAGAGGCCATCATGGAG ATATCCAGACTGGACTGTAAGGACGTGCTGGACGTCACGCGCAGCTTGGAGACGGATGGAGAGGAGAACACCGCCTTCATTCTGTGCACAACTTTCCTAacgcagcagctgcagcagcagagcctTTACTGCTCCTG GGAGTTGATATCACTGTGGAGTAAGCTTCAGAAAAGACTTGACCCCTCGTTGATGTCTCTACTGGAACGATGCCTTCAGCTCGGCGCCATCGCCAAAACGGTCCAACATCTGCTTTACCTGGTCCGGGTGATCCAGGCGGAG GCGGAGGAAGTCGGAGTGAATGCCTCGGTGGAGCTTTGCGTGAAAGCTCTTCAACTCCCCAAGCAGGACGACTCGGAAACAAGAACCTCCATATGCAAGATggtctcctccctcctcccgcGCGATCTCGAGGTTTTACGCGCCTGCCAGCTCACGGAGTTCCTCCTCAGCACCAGCCAGGAGGCCTTCACCTGCCTGAAGGAGCTCTACCTGCGCCCGGACCAGAAGCGGGACCAGGAGGGCGAGGTCATCTCCAACTCGCTCCGCTGCGAGTTGCTGCTGGCGCTGAAAGCCTACTGGCCTTTTGACCCCGAGTTCTGGGACTGGAAAACCCTGAAATACCACTGCGTGTCGCTTCTAGGGCTCAGGCCGGAGTCGGAGGAGgacgacgaggaggaggaggatgacgaagaagaggatgaggaggaggtggaAGACAAACAGGAGAAGGCTAAACTGCACGAGCCACAAGGAGGTCCAATAAAAGTAGAACCGGAACCCCACGGCAGGCTGAACGGAGGTTTCGCTGTGGACAAAAACCAGATCAACAACCACGGAGGCGTCAACGGAAAGACGAGGAGGCCGAAGCTGCGCTGCCAGATCTGCAAGAGGTCCGTCTCAGAGGCACAGGTGGTCCATCACTCCAAGAAGCACGCCGAGAAGAACAATCACCCCTGCCCCGTGTGCCTGGAGGACTTCCGGAGCAGAAAGGACCTGGTGGCCCACATGAAGAAGCACCTCCACAGGCCGCCGCCTTCCCGGAGCGGCGAGCAGACCGCCGACACGCAGAAGCAGCCGGACGACGGCGACGACAACGACGACGTGGAGCCCGGCGAGATCACCCTGGATCCCTCGCTGATGCTCTACTACAAATCCACGCACGACCCCGACGTGCTGCACCACCTGGTGGAGCAGGCCCAGAGCGCCAAGGAGGCGCAGGAGGACGACGACGAGGAGCACGTCACCTTCGACTACATCGACAAGCACTTCAAGCTGCAGAACCGGGAGGTGTACCCGTGCCCGGGCACCAGGTGCGCCCGCGTCTTCAAGCACTCAAAGTACCTCTACGTCCACCTGAAGTCGGAGCACAAGGGCGACGACAACGTGAAGCACTTCCACCAGATGAGGGACAAGCGGGAGAAGTGCGTCTTCTGCCGGCGCCACTTCGTCTCGGCCTACCATCACCGCAAGCACCGCAAGGTCCACTACGGCGACCGGCCCTACATGTGCGTGGTCACGGGCTGCGGCGCTCGCTTCGGGACGTCCAACGAGTTGGTGATGCACAAGCACACCCACGGCTTCCAGCTCAACTACCGGTGTGAGCTGAAGGGCTGCGGCGTCACGTACTCCGACCTGGGCCAGATTTACCACCACGAGGCGCAGCACTTCCGGGACGCCGCCTTCACCTGCAGCGCCGCCGACTGCAAGAAGTTCTTCCTGTCCAAGAAGGACTTTCTGAGGCATCTGTCGACGCACAGCATCACCTTCCAGGAGAACGACTTCGAGGCTCAGAGGCGCGCCAAGCGGAAACTGTTCAAGGCCGTGCGCGAGGCGGCGGCGACGGCGGCGCGCCCCGCCAAGCCGGCGGACGCCAGAGAGGCCGTGAACGGCGACCTCCTGCACGCTCAGGCCGCCGTCTCCTCCGCCGGGCCCCAGGAGCCCGAGCACCAGGAGCCCGAGGCGACCGTAACGCTGGTGGCCGTGTGCTTCGACGGCAGCAAGTTCACGTGCGGCTTCGAGAAGTGCGGCATGACGTTCTCCCGGGCCAGAGACGTGCAGCGGCACCTCAAGTGCGCTCACCCGGAGCACCTCAAGCTGGAGAACCGGGAACAGAAacaggagaaggaggagaaggaggagaagaacCCGCCCGCGGAGATCAAGGCTGAAGTGGAGGCGGAGAGCGAGGAGCAGGAGCCGCCGAGTCCGGCGTCGCCCGCGGAGCCGCCGCCGCCTCAGGCCGCGGTGGACGAGACCGGCTCTGAGGGCCCCAACACGAAAAGCGACGCTCTGATGGAAATCCTGATCGGGCTGAGTAAGCTGAGCCTGAGCGCCTCGTCGTCGTCTCTCAGCTCGCAAAACAAGAGCCCGACTCAGCCGAAGCCCAACCTCAAAGGGCCGCAGACGTCTCTTCACCAGGCGATCATAGCCAAGCCGCCGGTGGTGCTGCTCAAGAAGAGGCCGCCGGCGCCGGACGGGAAGGTGAAGGCGGAGCCCGAGGAGAGAAGCGTGAGCGCCGCcgccgaggaggaggaggacggcgTCGAGACGTTGGCCAAGGCGAAGCCGTTCATCTGCGAGATCAAGCGCTGCGGCTTCCGCACGGCGCGGGGCTACAGCCTGCTGCGCCACTACCTCTCCGTGCACAGCCTCTCCACGGAGGAGGCCAAGCAGATGATCTCCTCCTTCAAGCCCTACAAGTGCCACCTGTGTGACAAGACCATGAGGGAGAAGAAGGTGCTGAAGACCCACTACCTGCAGGTGCACAACATGAGCGAGGAGTTCTTCGACAAGCTCAGCTTCGAAGGAAGCAAAGGCGCGCCGGCGACGCCGCCGACCTTCCAGCGCGCCGCCAATCCGCCCGAAaggctgcagaggagagacGCCCCGAAGCTGCAGCCTCAGCTCCAGGCTAGGAGACAAAACGGAGAAACGGGCAGCGGTCATTCCTCCGTGGAAGGAGGAGCGGACGGAGCGGAGGGCAAAGAAAAAGACGGCGAGGATCAGACCGCTCAGGTGCGGACGAGGCGCGTCGTGGCCAAAAGCAACCTGTGCTACATCCTGGACAAGTTCAGCAAGCCGTTCCACTGCGTGGCCAAGAACTGCACGGCGGCGTTCTCCACCCAGGGCGGCCTCGTTCGCCACCTGCAGCTGGTGCACCGCTACAAGcgctcccagctgctgctggagaaggACGCCGACGCGCACCGCAGCCCCGAAGCCCGCAGGGAGCCCGCGAGGCGGCGCCCCGCCCTGAACCCCGACGACCCGCAGCCCCAGTTCAAGTGTCACTTCGCCAACTGCGCCGCCTCCTACCACCTGAAGAGCAGCCTGGCGCGGCACACGCGCGACTTCCACTCGCGGCCCCCGCCGCTCATACGCTGCAAGTTCGACGGCTGCTCGCAGGTGTTCAGCCACAACGAGGCGCTGAAGAAGCACACGCTCTACAGCCACTTCGAGTGCTACGACTCGCTGGTGCTGCGGCTGCAGAGCACGCACAAAAAGTCCGTCACCGGCTGCCAGAAGAAGGTCATCGTCGCGCCGAGCGCCCCCGAGAAAGGAGCGACGTCCGCGCCGCCCCCGCCCGCCGCCGACGCTCCAGAGTCCGGAGGCGCGGCGTCGGCGGGGAAGAAGGacgacggcggcggcggcagcccCGATGCCAAAAGGCCGTCGGGGAAAAGGAGAAACGCGTTCGGCGATTTGGTCCTCAGGTCCCACGAGGAGGCGCTCCAGATGTGTCAGGACCGCTGCATGCGCGTGTCCTACCCGTGCATGGTGCAGGACTGCGACTCCGTGGTCACCTACCTGCACAGCCTCAACCGCCACTACCTGGGCGTGCACCGCGTTCGGCGAGAGGACCTCACCAACCACAAGGACAGCCTGGTCTTCAGCGCCgagcagctggaggagctgaTCCAGGAGAAGTCCGCCCGGCCGTCCCGCGGTGCCGCAGAAGGCCCGCCTGCCGGGGACGAGAAGACGGCGGAGCTGCGAGCTGAGGCGGGACGCGCAGAGGAGCCGAGTTCGAGTCCGAGTCCGCCTGCAGGTGAAGCCGAGGCGCGGGAGACGGAAAGCTGTGAGCCTCCGCCGTTAGCggaggaggaaaaggaggagcGACCACCGGCGAGCGAGGAACGGATCGACGAGGAGCTGACCAaggagctgaccgagcagcccACCAAGGAGCCGCCGGCAGCCGCAGAACCGCAGACCACTACAAAACTGGAAGAAAGATCCATATTGGACAAATTCAAACCACTTCTTCGCCCAGTCACCGTCGACCTCTCCCCGCCGTGCTCGCTGCGCTTTACTTCAGACGGCGCTAAAATACCCAACAGccctccgccgccgccgccgcccccGGCTCCCGTTCGCCAGCCGCTGAAACGGAAAAACGAACAACCGGAGCAGCCGCTCAACGTCAAGGAGAGCCGGCCCAGAAGCCCCTCCCCAAACCCGTTTGACATTGCTGCCTACAAGCCCATGGGCTTCGAGTCGTCTTTCCTGCAGTTCATCCAAGAGACGGcggagacggagacggacgAGCCGCCGAAGGCGTCGAAGCACGGCGGCTCGGTGAAGGAGAACAGCCAGCTGGGCGCGTCTCCTTCGCCGGCGGTGAAGCGCCACGCCGCGGCCGCAGACTTCTCCTCGGTGCAAAACTTGAAGTCCATCCTGGACAAAGCCCTGGCCGGGTGCGGGGACCTGGCCGTGAAGCAGCTACAGTACCTCAGGCCGGTGGTGGTCCTGGGACGGCCCGTCTCCGGCGCCGCCACCGCCGACCTCTTCCCGTCAAAGACTAACAGCAAACTGCTTCTTGGAAGTTAG
- the rlf gene encoding zinc finger protein Rlf-like isoform X2, with protein sequence MAENNVGAEHDWSDWALDAAEDTVVAMETLLATLRAFEDVLRQQEISTASSTEYCDNFCQALMHYAGSRNSIEHGLPLLEVYCLSINCFAAARSHLSAESESVGLVLKRLALSCFELLLSVPENEIPYEAWLQFHHSVQLAHDTLIQYGSTDLQALLQITGEGGAWSNPILSALLTGQSTSPDDVNAYISLEGEGFMEMRVKHLEKMGEVAKAGVLAKACAECSLISNQGMFRQIYVSQLCHLLPNEEAIMEISRLDCKDVLDVTRSLETDGEENTAFILCTTFLTQQLQQQSLYCSWELISLWSKLQKRLDPSLMSLLERCLQLGAIAKTVQHLLYLVRVIQAEAEEVGVNASVELCVKALQLPKQDDSETRTSICKMVSSLLPRDLEVLRACQLTEFLLSTSQEAFTCLKELYLRPDQKRDQEGEVISNSLRCELLLALKAYWPFDPEFWDWKTLKYHCVSLLGLRPESEEDDEEEEDDEEEDEEEVEDKQEKAKLHEPQGGPIKVEPEPHGRLNGGFAVDKNQINNHGGVNGKTRRPKLRCQICKRSVSEAQVVHHSKKHAEKNNHPCPVCLEDFRSRKDLVAHMKKHLHRPPPSRSGEQTADTQKQPDDGDDNDDVEPGEITLDPSLMLYYKSTHDPDVLHHLVEQAQSAKEAQEDDDEEHVTFDYIDKHFKLQNREVYPCPGTRCARVFKHSKYLYVHLKSEHKGDDNVKHFHQMRDKREKCVFCRRHFVSAYHHRKHRKVHYGDRPYMCVVTGCGARFGTSNELVMHKHTHGFQLNYRCELKGCGVTYSDLGQIYHHEAQHFRDAAFTCSAADCKKFFLSKKDFLRHLSTHSITFQENDFEAQRRAKRKLFKAVREAAATAARPAKPADAREAVNGDLLHAQAAVSSAGPQEPEHQEPEATVTLVAVCFDGSKFTCGFEKCGMTFSRARDVQRHLKCAHPEHLKLENREQKQEKEEKEEKNPPAEIKAEVEAESEEQEPPSPASPAEPPPPQAAVDETGSEGPNTKSDALMEILIGLSKLSLSASSSSLSSQNKSPTQPKPNLKGPQTSLHQAIIAKPPVVLLKKRPPAPDGKVKAEPEERSVSAAAEEEEDGVETLAKAKPFICEIKRCGFRTARGYSLLRHYLSVHSLSTEEAKQMISSFKPYKCHLCDKTMREKKVLKTHYLQVHNMSEEFFDKLSFEGSKGAPATPPTFQRAANPPERLQRRDAPKLQPQLQARRQNGETGSGHSSVEGGADGAEGKEKDGEDQTAQVRTRRVVAKSNLCYILDKFSKPFHCVAKNCTAAFSTQGGLVRHLQLVHRYKRSQLLLEKDADAHRSPEARREPARRRPALNPDDPQPQFKCHFANCAASYHLKSSLARHTRDFHSRPPPLIRCKFDGCSQVFSHNEALKKHTLYSHFECYDSLVLRLQSTHKKSVTGCQKKVIVAPSAPEKGATSAPPPPAADAPESGGAASAGKKDDGGGGSPDAKRPSGKRRNAFGDLVLRSHEEALQMCQDRCMRVSYPCMVQDCDSVVTYLHSLNRHYLGVHRVRREDLTNHKDSLVFSAEQLEELIQEKSARPSRGAAEGPPAGDEKTAELRAEAGRAEEPSSSPSPPAGEAEARETESCEPPPLAEEEKEERPPASEERIDEELTKELTEQPTKEPPAAAEPQTTTKLEERSILDKFKPLLRPVTVDLSPPCSLRFTSDGAKIPNSPPPPPPPPAPVRQPLKRKNEQPEQPLNVKESRPRSPSPNPFDIAAYKPMGFESSFLQFIQETAETETDEPPKASKHGGSVKENSQLGASPSPAVKRHAAAADFSSVQNLKSILDKALAGCGDLAVKQLQYLRPVVVLGRPVSGAATADLFPSKTNSKLLLGS encoded by the exons ATGGCGGAGAATAATGTCGGAGCGGAGCACGACTGGAGCGACTGGGCCCTGGACGCGGCCGAAGACACCGTCGTGGCGATGGAAACCCTGCTGGCCACGCTGAGGGCTTTCGAAGACGTTCTCAGACAGCAGGAAATATCCACGGCGTCGTCCACGGAGTACTGCGACAACTTCTGTCAG GCGCTGATGCACTATGCCGGGAGCAGGAACTCCATCGAGCATGGTCTGCCGCTTCTGGAGGTGTACTGCCTGTCCATAAACTGCTTCGCCGCTGCCAGGTCCCATCTGAGCGCAGAGTCCGAGAGCGTGGGGCTGGTTCTGAAGAGACTGGCTTT GAGCTGTTTTGAACTGTTGCTGTCGGTACCTGAGAATGAAATCCCGTACGAAGCCTGGCTTCAGTTCCACCACTCTGTCCAG CTCGCTCACGACACGCTGATCCAGTATGGAAGCACGGACCTCCAGGCTCTACTGCAGATCACCGGGGAGGGCGGCGCTTGGAGCAACCCGATCCTCAGCGCCCTCCTCACCGGCCAGTCCACCAGCCCAGACGACG TGAACGCCTACATAAGCCTGGAAGGCGAGGGCTTCATGGAGATGCGGGTGAAACACCTGGAGAAGATGGGCGAGGTAGCCAAGGCGGGAGTGTTGGCCAAAGCGTGCGCCGAGTGCAGCCTTATCTCCAACCAGGGGATGTTTCGCCAGATATACGTCTCCCAGCTCTGTCACCTGCTGCCCAACGAAGAGGCCATCATGGAG ATATCCAGACTGGACTGTAAGGACGTGCTGGACGTCACGCGCAGCTTGGAGACGGATGGAGAGGAGAACACCGCCTTCATTCTGTGCACAACTTTCCTAacgcagcagctgcagcagcagagcctTTACTGCTCCTG GGAGTTGATATCACTGTGGAGTAAGCTTCAGAAAAGACTTGACCCCTCGTTGATGTCTCTACTGGAACGATGCCTTCAGCTCGGCGCCATCGCCAAAACGGTCCAACATCTGCTTTACCTGGTCCGGGTGATCCAGGCGGAG GCGGAGGAAGTCGGAGTGAATGCCTCGGTGGAGCTTTGCGTGAAAGCTCTTCAACTCCCCAAGCAGGACGACTCGGAAACAAGAACCTCCATATGCAAGATggtctcctccctcctcccgcGCGATCTCGAGGTTTTACGCGCCTGCCAGCTCACGGAGTTCCTCCTCAGCACCAGCCAGGAGGCCTTCACCTGCCTGAAGGAGCTCTACCTGCGCCCGGACCAGAAGCGGGACCAGGAGGGCGAGGTCATCTCCAACTCGCTCCGCTGCGAGTTGCTGCTGGCGCTGAAAGCCTACTGGCCTTTTGACCCCGAGTTCTGGGACTGGAAAACCCTGAAATACCACTGCGTGTCGCTTCTAGGGCTCAGGCCGGAGTCGGAGGAGgacgacgaggaggaggaggatgacgaagaagaggatgaggaggaggtggaAGACAAACAGGAGAAGGCTAAACTGCACGAGCCACAAGGAGGTCCAATAAAAGTAGAACCGGAACCCCACGGCAGGCTGAACGGAGGTTTCGCTGTGGACAAAAACCAGATCAACAACCACGGAGGCGTCAACGGAAAGACGAGGAGGCCGAAGCTGCGCTGCCAGATCTGCAAGAGGTCCGTCTCAGAGGCACAGGTGGTCCATCACTCCAAGAAGCACGCCGAGAAGAACAATCACCCCTGCCCCGTGTGCCTGGAGGACTTCCGGAGCAGAAAGGACCTGGTGGCCCACATGAAGAAGCACCTCCACAGGCCGCCGCCTTCCCGGAGCGGCGAGCAGACCGCCGACACGCAGAAGCAGCCGGACGACGGCGACGACAACGACGACGTGGAGCCCGGCGAGATCACCCTGGATCCCTCGCTGATGCTCTACTACAAATCCACGCACGACCCCGACGTGCTGCACCACCTGGTGGAGCAGGCCCAGAGCGCCAAGGAGGCGCAGGAGGACGACGACGAGGAGCACGTCACCTTCGACTACATCGACAAGCACTTCAAGCTGCAGAACCGGGAGGTGTACCCGTGCCCGGGCACCAGGTGCGCCCGCGTCTTCAAGCACTCAAAGTACCTCTACGTCCACCTGAAGTCGGAGCACAAGGGCGACGACAACGTGAAGCACTTCCACCAGATGAGGGACAAGCGGGAGAAGTGCGTCTTCTGCCGGCGCCACTTCGTCTCGGCCTACCATCACCGCAAGCACCGCAAGGTCCACTACGGCGACCGGCCCTACATGTGCGTGGTCACGGGCTGCGGCGCTCGCTTCGGGACGTCCAACGAGTTGGTGATGCACAAGCACACCCACGGCTTCCAGCTCAACTACCGGTGTGAGCTGAAGGGCTGCGGCGTCACGTACTCCGACCTGGGCCAGATTTACCACCACGAGGCGCAGCACTTCCGGGACGCCGCCTTCACCTGCAGCGCCGCCGACTGCAAGAAGTTCTTCCTGTCCAAGAAGGACTTTCTGAGGCATCTGTCGACGCACAGCATCACCTTCCAGGAGAACGACTTCGAGGCTCAGAGGCGCGCCAAGCGGAAACTGTTCAAGGCCGTGCGCGAGGCGGCGGCGACGGCGGCGCGCCCCGCCAAGCCGGCGGACGCCAGAGAGGCCGTGAACGGCGACCTCCTGCACGCTCAGGCCGCCGTCTCCTCCGCCGGGCCCCAGGAGCCCGAGCACCAGGAGCCCGAGGCGACCGTAACGCTGGTGGCCGTGTGCTTCGACGGCAGCAAGTTCACGTGCGGCTTCGAGAAGTGCGGCATGACGTTCTCCCGGGCCAGAGACGTGCAGCGGCACCTCAAGTGCGCTCACCCGGAGCACCTCAAGCTGGAGAACCGGGAACAGAAacaggagaaggaggagaaggaggagaagaacCCGCCCGCGGAGATCAAGGCTGAAGTGGAGGCGGAGAGCGAGGAGCAGGAGCCGCCGAGTCCGGCGTCGCCCGCGGAGCCGCCGCCGCCTCAGGCCGCGGTGGACGAGACCGGCTCTGAGGGCCCCAACACGAAAAGCGACGCTCTGATGGAAATCCTGATCGGGCTGAGTAAGCTGAGCCTGAGCGCCTCGTCGTCGTCTCTCAGCTCGCAAAACAAGAGCCCGACTCAGCCGAAGCCCAACCTCAAAGGGCCGCAGACGTCTCTTCACCAGGCGATCATAGCCAAGCCGCCGGTGGTGCTGCTCAAGAAGAGGCCGCCGGCGCCGGACGGGAAGGTGAAGGCGGAGCCCGAGGAGAGAAGCGTGAGCGCCGCcgccgaggaggaggaggacggcgTCGAGACGTTGGCCAAGGCGAAGCCGTTCATCTGCGAGATCAAGCGCTGCGGCTTCCGCACGGCGCGGGGCTACAGCCTGCTGCGCCACTACCTCTCCGTGCACAGCCTCTCCACGGAGGAGGCCAAGCAGATGATCTCCTCCTTCAAGCCCTACAAGTGCCACCTGTGTGACAAGACCATGAGGGAGAAGAAGGTGCTGAAGACCCACTACCTGCAGGTGCACAACATGAGCGAGGAGTTCTTCGACAAGCTCAGCTTCGAAGGAAGCAAAGGCGCGCCGGCGACGCCGCCGACCTTCCAGCGCGCCGCCAATCCGCCCGAAaggctgcagaggagagacGCCCCGAAGCTGCAGCCTCAGCTCCAGGCTAGGAGACAAAACGGAGAAACGGGCAGCGGTCATTCCTCCGTGGAAGGAGGAGCGGACGGAGCGGAGGGCAAAGAAAAAGACGGCGAGGATCAGACCGCTCAGGTGCGGACGAGGCGCGTCGTGGCCAAAAGCAACCTGTGCTACATCCTGGACAAGTTCAGCAAGCCGTTCCACTGCGTGGCCAAGAACTGCACGGCGGCGTTCTCCACCCAGGGCGGCCTCGTTCGCCACCTGCAGCTGGTGCACCGCTACAAGcgctcccagctgctgctggagaaggACGCCGACGCGCACCGCAGCCCCGAAGCCCGCAGGGAGCCCGCGAGGCGGCGCCCCGCCCTGAACCCCGACGACCCGCAGCCCCAGTTCAAGTGTCACTTCGCCAACTGCGCCGCCTCCTACCACCTGAAGAGCAGCCTGGCGCGGCACACGCGCGACTTCCACTCGCGGCCCCCGCCGCTCATACGCTGCAAGTTCGACGGCTGCTCGCAGGTGTTCAGCCACAACGAGGCGCTGAAGAAGCACACGCTCTACAGCCACTTCGAGTGCTACGACTCGCTGGTGCTGCGGCTGCAGAGCACGCACAAAAAGTCCGTCACCGGCTGCCAGAAGAAGGTCATCGTCGCGCCGAGCGCCCCCGAGAAAGGAGCGACGTCCGCGCCGCCCCCGCCCGCCGCCGACGCTCCAGAGTCCGGAGGCGCGGCGTCGGCGGGGAAGAAGGacgacggcggcggcggcagcccCGATGCCAAAAGGCCGTCGGGGAAAAGGAGAAACGCGTTCGGCGATTTGGTCCTCAGGTCCCACGAGGAGGCGCTCCAGATGTGTCAGGACCGCTGCATGCGCGTGTCCTACCCGTGCATGGTGCAGGACTGCGACTCCGTGGTCACCTACCTGCACAGCCTCAACCGCCACTACCTGGGCGTGCACCGCGTTCGGCGAGAGGACCTCACCAACCACAAGGACAGCCTGGTCTTCAGCGCCgagcagctggaggagctgaTCCAGGAGAAGTCCGCCCGGCCGTCCCGCGGTGCCGCAGAAGGCCCGCCTGCCGGGGACGAGAAGACGGCGGAGCTGCGAGCTGAGGCGGGACGCGCAGAGGAGCCGAGTTCGAGTCCGAGTCCGCCTGCAGGTGAAGCCGAGGCGCGGGAGACGGAAAGCTGTGAGCCTCCGCCGTTAGCggaggaggaaaaggaggagcGACCACCGGCGAGCGAGGAACGGATCGACGAGGAGCTGACCAaggagctgaccgagcagcccACCAAGGAGCCGCCGGCAGCCGCAGAACCGCAGACCACTACAAAACTGGAAGAAAGATCCATATTGGACAAATTCAAACCACTTCTTCGCCCAGTCACCGTCGACCTCTCCCCGCCGTGCTCGCTGCGCTTTACTTCAGACGGCGCTAAAATACCCAACAGccctccgccgccgccgccgcccccGGCTCCCGTTCGCCAGCCGCTGAAACGGAAAAACGAACAACCGGAGCAGCCGCTCAACGTCAAGGAGAGCCGGCCCAGAAGCCCCTCCCCAAACCCGTTTGACATTGCTGCCTACAAGCCCATGGGCTTCGAGTCGTCTTTCCTGCAGTTCATCCAAGAGACGGcggagacggagacggacgAGCCGCCGAAGGCGTCGAAGCACGGCGGCTCGGTGAAGGAGAACAGCCAGCTGGGCGCGTCTCCTTCGCCGGCGGTGAAGCGCCACGCCGCGGCCGCAGACTTCTCCTCGGTGCAAAACTTGAAGTCCATCCTGGACAAAGCCCTGGCCGGGTGCGGGGACCTGGCCGTGAAGCAGCTACAGTACCTCAGGCCGGTGGTGGTCCTGGGACGGCCCGTCTCCGGCGCCGCCACCGCCGACCTCTTCCCGTCAAAGACTAACAGCAAACTGCTTCTTGGAAGTTAG